TTTAATTAACTGTTTTTGGCTTGCAGGTAACGATATATCGGTACGACTGGATGACTCATGTGCCATGCCTTGAGCTTCACCAACAAACGCAATTACCACATCAGCTTTTTTAGCTTTGTCAACCGCTTCGGTAATCATTTTATCCGCTGGTCTATTATCAAATTTGGTAATCTCTGCATATAAATTTAGAAAGCGATATAAATTAGCATCATTTGATAAATTGGCTCCAAAAGCATAATCAACTGATTGAGCATTATTCGCCGCATGTTTAATACCTTCCAGTGGTGTTACCGCTAAACTAGCGCGACCTGCCGCAGACCAACTACCCAAAATATCACGTTTTGAATCAGCCAATGGACCTACCACGGCAATCTTTGCATTTTTAGAAATTGGTAGAACATTATTGTTATTTTTTAATAAAACAATACTACGGCGAGCCACCTCTCTTGCTTCTTGGCGATGCAAACGGTTATCAGCAAACATGGTATCAATATCTAACTTAGGGTCTAAATTACGATGAGGATCGCTAAATAATCCCATATCATATTTAAGTTCAAGCACATGACGACAAGCTTGATTAATTCGAGTTTCGGTAACTGCACCTTCTTTAATCAGTTGGGGTAAAAATTTTAAAAAATATTCATCGTTCATGCTCATATCAATACCGGCGTTAATAGCAACACGCACGGCATCTTTGGGATCACTTGCCACACCATGATTAATAAGTTCGCGTATTGCACCGTGGTCACTAACCACAACGCCGTTAAAATGCCATTTATCGCGCAACACTTCGGTTAAAAGCCAGTGATTAGCCGTCGCGGGAATACCATTAACACTTACTAACGAGACCATCACAGCCCGACTACCAGCATCAATAGCCGCTTTATAAGGTACCAAATATTCTTGGAACATTTTACGTTCACTCATATCAGTACTGTTATACTCACGCCCTCCTTCAACAGCTCCATAAAGAGCAAAATGCTTAACCGAAGTCACAAGCGATTTTTTATCATTTAATGACTGATTTTGCATCTTTTCAACAAAAATTCGTCCAGCTTCTGAGGTTAAATAGGGATCTTCACCAAAACCTTCTGAAACTCTTCCCCATCTTGGATCCCGAGTAATATCAACCATAGGAGCCCAAGTAATATTTAATCCATCGGATGTAGCTTCATCGGCCGAGACTTGCGCCACTTTCCCTATGGCATTGCGATCCCAAGTTGCTGCTATGCCTAAATTGATGGGAAATACAGTTCTATGACCATGGATAATATCAAAACCTAATAATAGAGGAATTTTATTGGGTGATTTTAAAGCACGATCTTGCATCTGGGATAGATCGGGTTCGACAATCGTATTAAATATTCCCCCTATTTCGCCAGTTTCAATTTCATTGAGCGTCTGGTTAAGTGGATGGTTATCACCGACACTAATTAAACGTAGTTGACCTACTTTTTCTTCAATGGTCATTTTAGATAATAGGTCATCAATAAATCGCTTCTTTTCTTCGTTATTAGTTTGTTGAGCTAATACACTCCCTGAAAAGGCGATAAAAAATAAAAATACAGTTATTTTTTTTATCATAATATTTTTTTAATTAAGAAGATAGACTAATGAATAGCATAGCGTATTCGTTGAAAAAAACTTATTTCCTACTAAGTTGATTTTCATATTTAAGTCGTTTTAGTAATGGTTATTTTAATTTTTTATACTAAAACGTAGTGTTAACCTCAAACTTTTTGACAAGAATAAATTGAATTGTTTAAAGGTTAACGTTGCCGAATAATGTCGATAAAAATGGATGTTAATTTGATTAATCCCTAAAATTTGTAAACTGGAACGGTTGTCCAAATTCTCCATTTCGAACTAAAGCCATAGTGGCCTGTAAATCATCTCTAGATTTACCTGTAACACGTACCTGCTCGCCTTGTACTTGAGCCTGTACTTTTATTTTACTATCTTTGATAGCCTTTACAATTTTCTTAGCTAGCTCTTTATCAATCCCTTGTTTAAGCTTGACAGTAATGCTATAAAGTTTTCCACTGTGTTCCATCTCCTCCGGAATTTCTAAAGCACCGCCATCAATACCACGCTTGGCTAACTTATCACGTAAAATATCAAGCAACTGTTGTACTTGGAAGTCAGATTGACTTGTCGCTTTGATCGTTTCATTTTTTTCATTCAATTCGAACGATGCTTCAACGTTTTTAAAATCCCAACGGGTTGCCAATTCTCGCGTAGCATTTTCAACGCCGTTTTTAACCTCAGGCATTTGGATTTCAGAGACAATATCAAAAGAAGGCATAAACTATCCTCTTATAAGGGTTATAAATATGATTAAATTTAAGAATGAATAAAATATTCGCCGCCTTTCTAATTAGGCGGCATGTAAAGACAATGATAGTTAAATTAATCGATGGTACGTAGTAGCTCGTTAATACCTACTTTACCTAATGTTTTTGCATCAACTTTTTTCACAATTACTGCACAATATAGGCTATATTTGCCATCTTTGGTTGGTAAGTTACCTGATACCACAACAGAACCTGCTGGTACACGACCGTAATGAACTTCACCTGTTGCGCGATCATAAATTTTAGTGCTTTGTCCAATAAATACACCCATTGAGATCACACTACCTTCTTCGACAATCACACCTTCAACGATTTCACTACGAGCACCAATAAAACAGTTATCTTCAATAATCGTTGGGTTAGCTTGTAATGGTTCTAATACACCACCGATACCTACACCGCCAGATAAATGGACATTTTTACCAATTTGAGCACAAGATCCAACTGTAACCCATGTATCAACCATTGTACCTTCATCAACATATGCACCAATGTTGACATAAGATGGCATTAATACGGTATTGCGGGCAACATAAGCACCTTTACGGGCGATAGCGGATGGTACAACACGAAAACCTTCTTGTTGGAATCGGGCTTCATCATAATCAGCAAATTTTAATGGCACCTTGTCGTAATAATTTGTTGCTCCGCCATCAATAAGTTGGTTTTCATTAATACGGAAAGAGAGCAACACCGCTTTTTTTAACCATTGATGAGTCACCCAATCACCATTAATCTTTTCTGCAACACGCATTTTACCACTGTCTAATAAAGCGATACATTGATTAATTGCATCACGCGTTACTGCATCAACATTTGAAGGAGTGATTTCTGCGCGGCGTTCAAAGGCTGCGTCGATAATAGTTTGTAATTGTTGCATCTCGAGTTTCCCTTACTTATAAGTCCGTTAGTAAATGTAAAATGAGTAGACAGTATAATATAATATGTCATTCTTTTTAAGTGGTTTGTCAAGAGTAGTAAGTACAGTAAGAAAAAAATAAAATTTATTTGGAATAAATCACACAAATTTTTCCTACATAATAAACATTTAATGAGTAAATTGTACAATCATTCATATCATTTTTAAGTACAAAAATTACTATGCATGATCAAGGATTTTCATTACTCGAACTTTTAATAATCATAGGTATTAGTTCTATTCTTGCCACGGTAGGCGTTCATCATTGGAAATTAATTGAACTTCGCAATGAATTAGTTTCAACAACAAAGCAATTGGCTAACTTTTTAAATGAAGTTCAAGTTAAAGCTTATACTGAAAATCAAAATTACAAGCTTTTTGTTTTTTCATCTCCTTGGTGTTTAACCATTACCTCAGAAGAACGCCCAGCATCTTGTAAACAAGGTGAATTACAATTTATTAAACCGAATAATTCTGTAGAAATTTCAGGATTAACTGAGAAAAAAGTTATTTATTTTTGGGGAAGACGCAATATGGCACAATCATTTTCCTTAGAACTGTCAAATGAGATTGGTAAAAGTAAAGTTTTCGTATCCTACCGTGGGCGCATTAGATTTTGCCAATTGAACAGTTATTTACCAAGTTTCCCACCATGTTAAAAGAGTTAGGATTTTCATTACTTGAAATGCTCATCAGTATCACTTTAACAAGCTTGATTGTTATCGGTGTAACATCTTTTTATTATCAGTTACAACAAAACACTTTGCATTATTATCAAATAACTCATTTACAACAAGCTGTTGAGCAAGCATTAGTTGGCTTATCAAAAGACATTAAACGAGCGGGATTCATCGCCGATGATTCGAATAAAATGAAAAACAACGCTCTAGAGATTGTGAGATCTCAAAATTGCATAATTATCCGATATGACAGTGAAATCCGCCATGATTGGGTCTACGATCAGTGGAACTTAAATAATTCTGATATTTTTACTTACCGCTTTAAAAATAATAATGTTGAATACAGAACAGGGGCAGTGAATTGCAAAGAAACTAAGTGGGAAAAATTATTTGACCCTGCTGAAATTAAAATAACAAAATTCGATATTAAACAGAAAAATAACACTATTGAATTATCAATAGGAGCAGAACTAAAAAAACAGAAACACGTTAAATATCAGGTAACAAAAATAATCAAAAATGAAAACCTATCTAAAACTGACTCGAAATAATGAAAATGGATTTAGCGCAATAATAATGGTCGTTATTTTAATGATCATTGGATTACTATTATTAACTGGTTTTAATCAATTATTAATTTCATGGCATAAAACCATTGTCATGGAAACTCGTTATTATCAACGATTCAATCAAGCCAGTTCAGCACTAAATTGGGCATTAACACAAGAGTGGCAAACACCAACGGAGCAATGGCAATGCTTAACAGACACAAAATACAAGTTAAAAGCTTGTGTAAAAAAATCATTGTTAAAAGTGGATAATTATCAACTTTTACGAGGCGAGGCTGATGGTTTGTTTTTATACTCCCTTACACATCTAAAAGGTACAAAACTGGTTGTAGAAAAAGGTCATTGGTTAGATTATTGCCCAGAAAAAAGGAGTAGTGATTGTGAGTAATAAAAATAGTATGGGTTTTAGTTTAATTGAAGTAATGATAGCGAGTTCACTATTTTCAATAATTATTCTTGGTTTTACAAGTTACCAACAATCACTTATTTATCAGCATCATTATCTTTCTAATCGGTTACAAGCAGAACAAATCGCATTTGAACTCCTTGAAAGTTATCCTGATATTGCCAACCATATTATTCCCAATGATTGGCAATATACTCTACAAATTGATCTATACAATCGTAGATGCAAAATGGTTTTAGTTACTGTGACGCCGATTAATATTAAACCAGTGAAACAAAAACGGCTATTTTGCAATTAACTATCGATACTAAATGTAAGAAACACAGAAATTAAACAGAACAAGATGAGCAATTTAACCAATCATGTAAAAGTTGTAAAACTTGTTGTGTTTTTTCAGCGTGCACATTATGCCCTGCACCTTCTATGGTTACAATTTTAGCATTAGGAAATTGAGCATAAATAGTATTTTGATATTTGTCGGCCAAATAAACCGAATTACCGCCACGAATAAATAAGATTGGTTTTAAACATGGCGAGCTTGATGGTATGGTTTGCCAGTCGCATATATTAGCATATTGGTCATTAATAACTTGTAAATTAAATAACCAATGTTGCTTTTTATAAGACTTTAATAAAAACAAACAAGTCGCTTCGCTAAGACCGGCTTCTTGCATAACTGCCATAATTTGCTTTCTATCGGTGATTTGGTTATTAAGGCAATACATTAAAGTTCTTAATATAATGGCATTGGGCGAACTGCTATATTTTACTGGCGCAATATCAATCACGACTATTTTTTGGATGATCTGTGGTATGACTTGTGATAACTGCGTCGCTACTTTGCCCCCCATAGAGTGCCCAATTAAAATTATGTCTTTTAATTGAAGTTCATGACAAAGCTCGGCTACATCTTGCGCCATAGAGGTATAATTTATTTGATCAGACCAAGGAGATAAACCATGATTACGCAAATCAACTTGAATTGTTTGATAATCAGATACCAAATCTTTGGCTAGCATATTTAAATTATCTAAACTACCAAACACTCCATGCAGAAAAACAATAGGTTGTCCTTTACCTTGCAATTTATAATTTAATTTCATATTTGAACTTAGCCTTTAAAATTTATAGATCAATATTATATGGTTTTGCCTAAGTCACCAACTATTAATTCAATAACAATAATCTCTATAACTATGATAAAATCTTGAAACAGTTTTTAAAAAAGTGTTAAATCGTATGTTTCAAAATAATCCGCTACTTGCACAACTAAAGCAAGAACTTCATCAACAAACACCGCGTATTGAAGGTACCGTCCGAGCCCATGAGAAAGGATTTGGTTTTTTAGATGTTGATAATAAAACCAGTTATTTCATTACTGCAAATAAAATGAAAACCGTATGCAATGGCGATAAAGTATCTGGAACAGTAATTGAAAATGGTGATAAAAAGGTTTTTGAACCAGAATCATTAATTGAAAGCCCCCTACAAAGATTTATAGGAAAAATAGGTTTTCAAGAGCGATCAATGGTTATTTATCCTGAAAACATGCCTGCTAATTTAGCTATTCGCTGTAAAATTAACAAACAGGTTCAAGAAAAACTTAAAGAAGATGATTGGGTAGTTGCTACCTTGATTTCTCATCCTCTTGAAGAAGGTAAGAATAATTTTCTAGCAGAAATCACGCATTTTATTGCTGAAAATAGTTCAATTTACCTACCTTGGTTAAAAACTTTAGCCCGATATAATTTAGAAGATAATTCACCACAGCCGGACACATTAACAATTAATGAAAAGGAACTGACTGATCGTCAAGATTTAACCGATATAAACTTTTTTACCATCGATAGTGAATATACAGAAGATATGGATGATGCCATTTCTGTTTCAAAGGACGAGCAAGGTAATTATCAATTAAAAGTCGCTATTGCAGATCCAACTGCGTATATTTTACAAGACAGCCAACTTGATAAAATAGCTAAAAAAAGAAGTTTCACAACATATTTACCCGATTTTAATATTCCAATGTTACCTATTGAATTAGCTAATGACCTTTGTTCTTTAAAGGAAAACCAAAAACGGCCAGCATTAGTATGCGATATTAATATCGATGCAAATGGTATAATAGATGAAAATAGTATCACTTTTATGCCTGCATTTATCGAATCAAAAGCGAAACTTTCTTATAATAATGTTTCAGATTTTTTAGAAAATAATGATGAATTGCTATCTAATAACGCAACATTACCCGAACAACTTAACTTATTGTCATCTTTGGCAAAAACTAGAACCATTTGGCGACAAAACAATGCGTTAGTTTTCAAAGATAGCAATGATTATCGTTTTGTGCTTGATGAAAACCGTCATGTAAAATCTATCAATAAGGAACCTCGTCGGATTGCCAGTCAAATTGTTGAGGAAGTGATGATCATTGCTAATCAAGCATTAACTTTGCAATTAAATAATAAAATCGGATTTGGTATATTCAATACTCATTCAGGTTTTGACATTAAATTTATTGATCAAATTTTGAAGGTGTTAAGTAATCATGGTATTGAAGGATTTGATAAAGAATCTTTATTATCTTTTGATGGGTATATCAAATTACGACGAATTATCGATAATGATGAGTTTTTAACAGCTCGGCTCCGTAAATGTCAAAGTCCTGCTGATTTTTCTATTCAACCACAACCTCATTTTGGCTTAGGATTAAATGCATATGCAACTTGGACATCACCAATACGCAAATATGGGGATATGGTTAATCATCGTTTAATTAAAAATTATTTACGTTCACAACCCTTAAATGAACCAGATAAAGAGCAGTTAAAAATCATGAATGAAAGGCGCAAATTATTACGTTATGCTGAACGTGATATTGCTGAAAATCTTTATATTCAATATTTATCTGATAAAATTGGTGATAGTTTTGTTGCTGAAATTGTCGATATCAACCGCGGAGGTGCTCGTCTGCGTTTAACCGATATTGGTGCATTTGTATTTTTACCACTTTCAATGATTCACCCAGTTCGAGACGAAGTAGTTTCAAGTCCCGAAGAAGGTGTTATTAGAATTAATAATGATATCTGTTATAAACTTTCAGATACCCTTAATATTAAGATCCATCAAGTTAAAAAAGAAAGTCAATCAATAATAGTTAAATTAGTTACAGATAAATGATTGACTTCAAATTATCTTGTTCATTCATTAGCCCCTGGTTTCACACAGGGGTTACCTAACTAATAATTGATGATATTTTAACGCTTAAACTCTTTTTTTTCTTGATAATATCTGATATCTTTCTCCATCCATTAAAATATTTATACTAACTAAAATAAACAAGATTCAGAGGATGCTATGTTATCAATTCATGGACATGAAGTCTTACAAATGATGGCTGGTAATAGTTATACAGACTCATCTCTACTTGAAGCCATTGAACAACAGTTTGGTAAAAATGCTAAATTTCACACTTGCTCTGAAACCAATATGAATGCTGAACAACTCATCTGCTTTTTAAAGTTAAAGGGTAAATTCAAACCTGTTAATAATTCTGGATTTACAGTCAACGAAAAAAAAATCTGTCGTCATTAACTCTGTAAGATATTAGTGAATGTTCAGTATGCTTTTTTACACTTTTAAACTAATCGTATAGTGTATTTAATAGAATATGAGTATATAATTTCGCGCAGATATTAGCCTGCCCTATAATTACAACTCGAAAAATATATTCATGGAATTTATATATGAAATTAAGTAATATTTTTATATGCGCAATGGTTCCTATTTTTATTGCCAGTTGTGCACATAAATCGGCTAAACCAAATAAAACTTTAGAACCACCGCAGATCGAAACGGATCAATTATCTGTTCTAATGCAAAAAACAGAAACGAATAACTCTTACGTAGTTAATGCTAAAAATAAATTACAAAAATTACTTCAATCAAAAAATTTTAATGAATACATTTCTAATGAAGGTATTCTAAACTGTGTTAACGATCAGAACCAATCAGCTTGTGTGTTAAATTTTTACCTTAATGAGTATTATAAATTGAAATATGATGTTCAAATTAAAAAAGTCATTGAGGATAATCAGATAGAACATAAAATTGAATTAAGTAAAATCAACGCTACCCAAGCAAATATTAAAAACTATTGCGACCTTTCAGCTGATTTTACCGCAGCAGTAT
The sequence above is drawn from the Gilliamella apicola genome and encodes:
- a CDS encoding exoribonuclease II, with amino-acid sequence MFQNNPLLAQLKQELHQQTPRIEGTVRAHEKGFGFLDVDNKTSYFITANKMKTVCNGDKVSGTVIENGDKKVFEPESLIESPLQRFIGKIGFQERSMVIYPENMPANLAIRCKINKQVQEKLKEDDWVVATLISHPLEEGKNNFLAEITHFIAENSSIYLPWLKTLARYNLEDNSPQPDTLTINEKELTDRQDLTDINFFTIDSEYTEDMDDAISVSKDEQGNYQLKVAIADPTAYILQDSQLDKIAKKRSFTTYLPDFNIPMLPIELANDLCSLKENQKRPALVCDINIDANGIIDENSITFMPAFIESKAKLSYNNVSDFLENNDELLSNNATLPEQLNLLSSLAKTRTIWRQNNALVFKDSNDYRFVLDENRHVKSINKEPRRIASQIVEEVMIIANQALTLQLNNKIGFGIFNTHSGFDIKFIDQILKVLSNHGIEGFDKESLLSFDGYIKLRRIIDNDEFLTARLRKCQSPADFSIQPQPHFGLGLNAYATWTSPIRKYGDMVNHRLIKNYLRSQPLNEPDKEQLKIMNERRKLLRYAERDIAENLYIQYLSDKIGDSFVAEIVDINRGGARLRLTDIGAFVFLPLSMIHPVRDEVVSSPEEGVIRINNDICYKLSDTLNIKIHQVKKESQSIIVKLVTDK
- a CDS encoding DUF2509 family protein, with protein sequence MKTYLKLTRNNENGFSAIIMVVILMIIGLLLLTGFNQLLISWHKTIVMETRYYQRFNQASSALNWALTQEWQTPTEQWQCLTDTKYKLKACVKKSLLKVDNYQLLRGEADGLFLYSLTHLKGTKLVVEKGHWLDYCPEKRSSDCE
- a CDS encoding type IV pilus modification PilV family protein, with product MSNKNSMGFSLIEVMIASSLFSIIILGFTSYQQSLIYQHHYLSNRLQAEQIAFELLESYPDIANHIIPNDWQYTLQIDLYNRRCKMVLVTVTPINIKPVKQKRLFCN
- a CDS encoding prepilin peptidase-dependent protein, coding for MLKELGFSLLEMLISITLTSLIVIGVTSFYYQLQQNTLHYYQITHLQQAVEQALVGLSKDIKRAGFIADDSNKMKNNALEIVRSQNCIIIRYDSEIRHDWVYDQWNLNNSDIFTYRFKNNNVEYRTGAVNCKETKWEKLFDPAEIKITKFDIKQKNNTIELSIGAELKKQKHVKYQVTKIIKNENLSKTDSK
- a CDS encoding YajQ family cyclic di-GMP-binding protein produces the protein MPSFDIVSEIQMPEVKNGVENATRELATRWDFKNVEASFELNEKNETIKATSQSDFQVQQLLDILRDKLAKRGIDGGALEIPEEMEHSGKLYSITVKLKQGIDKELAKKIVKAIKDSKIKVQAQVQGEQVRVTGKSRDDLQATMALVRNGEFGQPFQFTNFRD
- a CDS encoding alpha/beta fold hydrolase, with amino-acid sequence MKLNYKLQGKGQPIVFLHGVFGSLDNLNMLAKDLVSDYQTIQVDLRNHGLSPWSDQINYTSMAQDVAELCHELQLKDIILIGHSMGGKVATQLSQVIPQIIQKIVVIDIAPVKYSSSPNAIILRTLMYCLNNQITDRKQIMAVMQEAGLSEATCLFLLKSYKKQHWLFNLQVINDQYANICDWQTIPSSSPCLKPILFIRGGNSVYLADKYQNTIYAQFPNAKIVTIEGAGHNVHAEKTQQVLQLLHDWLNCSSCSV
- the dapD gene encoding 2,3,4,5-tetrahydropyridine-2,6-dicarboxylate N-succinyltransferase, whose translation is MQQLQTIIDAAFERRAEITPSNVDAVTRDAINQCIALLDSGKMRVAEKINGDWVTHQWLKKAVLLSFRINENQLIDGGATNYYDKVPLKFADYDEARFQQEGFRVVPSAIARKGAYVARNTVLMPSYVNIGAYVDEGTMVDTWVTVGSCAQIGKNVHLSGGVGIGGVLEPLQANPTIIEDNCFIGARSEIVEGVIVEEGSVISMGVFIGQSTKIYDRATGEVHYGRVPAGSVVVSGNLPTKDGKYSLYCAVIVKKVDAKTLGKVGINELLRTID
- a CDS encoding YecH family metal-binding protein translates to MLSIHGHEVLQMMAGNSYTDSSLLEAIEQQFGKNAKFHTCSETNMNAEQLICFLKLKGKFKPVNNSGFTVNEKKICRH
- the bglX gene encoding beta-glucosidase BglX, with translation MKKITVFLFFIAFSGSVLAQQTNNEEKKRFIDDLLSKMTIEEKVGQLRLISVGDNHPLNQTLNEIETGEIGGIFNTIVEPDLSQMQDRALKSPNKIPLLLGFDIIHGHRTVFPINLGIAATWDRNAIGKVAQVSADEATSDGLNITWAPMVDITRDPRWGRVSEGFGEDPYLTSEAGRIFVEKMQNQSLNDKKSLVTSVKHFALYGAVEGGREYNSTDMSERKMFQEYLVPYKAAIDAGSRAVMVSLVSVNGIPATANHWLLTEVLRDKWHFNGVVVSDHGAIRELINHGVASDPKDAVRVAINAGIDMSMNDEYFLKFLPQLIKEGAVTETRINQACRHVLELKYDMGLFSDPHRNLDPKLDIDTMFADNRLHRQEAREVARRSIVLLKNNNNVLPISKNAKIAVVGPLADSKRDILGSWSAAGRASLAVTPLEGIKHAANNAQSVDYAFGANLSNDANLYRFLNLYAEITKFDNRPADKMITEAVDKAKKADVVIAFVGEAQGMAHESSSRTDISLPASQKQLIKALKATGKPLVIALMNGRPLTLTEEYAQADAMLETWYLGTEGGNAIADVLFGDYNPSGKLPMSFPYNVGQIPVYYSHLNTGRPRGTENMGKYTTSYFDSPNEPLFPFGFGLSYTDFNIDFVLSNTEMTKDSEIVVTANIENIGDKLGTQTVQLYLQDITASVSRPVKQLVGFENITLKPHEKGQIKFVIKYDMLKFWNDKMQYVAEPGKFNVFVGFDSTTQNKQTFILLDK
- a CDS encoding prepilin-type N-terminal cleavage/methylation domain-containing protein, with protein sequence MHDQGFSLLELLIIIGISSILATVGVHHWKLIELRNELVSTTKQLANFLNEVQVKAYTENQNYKLFVFSSPWCLTITSEERPASCKQGELQFIKPNNSVEISGLTEKKVIYFWGRRNMAQSFSLELSNEIGKSKVFVSYRGRIRFCQLNSYLPSFPPC